The DNA region TGGGCCCAAGCCTAGTCGCAACTACCTCATCAGCACCATCCGCCACACTGGTCACGAACGGGTGTCCGCGAGGTCGCTGCGCACCCTGAACCCGGTCTGTGGCCGAATCGTTATCGGCTCGTGGCCGTCCTGGGCCGCGTCCACCCCCGCACCGGCTGCACCCATCCGCGCCGGAGTGCCGCCGCCCGGTTAGGGTGTGGGACGTCACATCACCTCATCGAGGAGACCCGCATGCCCGTTGTTGTCGTCGCCACCATGACCGCCAAGCCCGAGTCGGTGGACGCCGTCCGGACCGCGTGCACCGAGGCGATCGCGGCGGTCCACGACGAACCCGGTTGCCAGTTGTATGCGCTGCACGAGACCGACCGCACCTTCGTGTTCATCGAACAGTGGGCGGACGCCGAGGCGCTCAAGACGCACAGCACCGCACCGGCGGTGGCCAAGATGTTCGGCGCGATCGGCGAGCATCTCGACGGCGCACCCGACATCAAGATGCTGACGCCGGTCGTGGCCGGTGATCCCGCCAAGGGCCAACTGCGCGCCTGATGGGCACCAGTCTCAGCGGTAAGACCGCGTTCATCACCGGCGCCGCCCGCGGGCAGGGCCGGGCGCACGCGGTCAAGCTGGCCTCCGAGGGCGCCGACATCATCGCCGTCGACCTGTGCGGCCAGATCGAGTCGGTGCCCTATCCGTTGGCCACCCCCGACGACTTGGCCGCCACGGTCAAACTGGTCGAGGAGACCGGGGCGCGGATCGTGGCGGTCGAGGCCGACGTCCGCGACCGCGACGCCCTCAAAGCAGCACTGCGCACCGGCACCGCCGAACTCGGCGACCGCCTGGACATCGTGATCGCCAATGCCGGCATCGCACCGATGGCCGCCGAGGGCGCCTGGCAGGACGTCATCGACGTCAACCTGACCGGGGTCTATCACACGGTCGACGTGGTGATGAAGCCGATGATCAAGTTCGGCAACGGCGGGTCCATCGTGCTGACCAGCTCGGTGGCCGGCCTGGTTGGCCTGGGTTCCCCGGTAGCGGGCTCCGTCGGGTACGCCGCCGCCAAGCACGGCATCGTCGGACTGATGCGTGTATACGCCAATGTCCTTGCGCCCTACCGGATTCGGGTCAACTCCGTGCACCCGGCCGGGGTGGACACCCCGATGATCGACAACGACTTCACCCGGTCCTGGCTCTCCGGCCTGGCGCAGCAGAGCGAGGGCGGTCCGGATATGGGCAACGCGCTACCGGTGCAGACGCTCGACGTCGAGGACATCGCCAACGCGGCGTACTACCTCGTCTCCGATGCCGGCCGCTATGTCACCGGCGTGGCGCTGCCCGTCGACGCCGGGTATGTGAACAAGCGCTGAGAGACTGCTCCGGTGCCCCGAAACGCTCCAGCACAGACGGCCTTTGGCCCGATGGCACTCGCGGCGGTCGAGCACCACGAGCCGGTCGATCGGCGCCTCCTCGATGATGATCTGGCGGCCTCCTTCCTGCCCGCCCATCTGCGGGCGATCGTCGCGGCGACCCGAGCCACCCCGCTGCGTAACGCGCTGATCCGAAGTTCGGAGCGCAAAGCCCCCGGGATGTGGGCCAGCATGATGTGCCGCAAGCGGTTCATCGACGACCGGTTGTCCGACCCGCTCAACGAGTTCGACGCCGCGGTGATCCTCGGTGCCGGCCTCGACACCCGGGCCTACCGGATCGCCCGGCACAGCAATCTGCCGGTCTTCGAAGTCGATCAGCAGGTCAACATCGACCGCAAGCGGGTCGCGGTCAACCGCACGCTGGGCGCCATGCCGCCGTCGGTGCGGCTGGTCGCGGCCGACTTCGAACACGACGACGTCATGGGCGCGCTGTCCGCCCACGGTTACAACGCCGCCCAGCGCACCTTCTTTGTCTGTGAGGGCGTGACGCAGTACCTGCACCCGCACACGGTTACCGCGCTGTTCGAGCAGCTTCGCGCCGCAGCGACCGGCAGCCGGCTGATCTTCAGCTATGTGCGACAGGATTTCATCGACGGCACCAACTACTATGGTGCCCAGGCCTTGCACAAGAAATTCCTGGGATCACAACCGTTGTGGCACACCGGGTTCAAGCCCGAACTCCTGCACGAGTATCTCGGCGAGCACGGTTGGCGACTCATCGAGCAGGCCGGACCGAGCTACTACCGCGACATCTACATCCGCCCCGCCGGACGTGATCAGGTGGCTTCGACAATCGAATGGACGGCCCACGCCGAGTTGCCCTAGCGACGGGTGAAGCTACTACCACCTGGGTACACCTTCGTTACAGGTTGCAAATTCGGCTACGAGGCAGGGGTGCAGAAGTGGCGGCGCGGTGCAGACGCTGACGGTAGGTTTGGTCGCCGATCCCGGTTTGTCCACCACGATCGTCGACTCGCTGGCCGCGGAGCTACCAAGGAAATTCGCCGAGCAGATCAGCGACCGTATCCACTGGAAGGTCGAAACCCACACCCGCGCCCTGCCGCTGGACGAGCAGGGCAACGTCGAGGTGTGGGAGCACAGCGACCGCTTGATGCGTCAGCAAGGTTGGGATCTGTTCGTCTCCGTGACGGAGCTGACCCGGCGGTGGGGCGAGACGCTGGTGGCTTCCGATACCAACAAGACCTACCGCGCCGCGGTGATATCACTTCCCGCCCTGGGGCCGATCCGGTTGCGGCACCACGTCACGAAGTCGATCGTGCGAGTTGTGCACGTCCTGTTCGATTCGGAGGGCTCGAACACGTACCGGCCAGGCCGCTCGCGGCCCTCCCCCTTGCACCCGACCCGCGAAGAGGTCGCCGACGACAGCAGCGGCCGAAATGTGGTGGTGGAGCTCAGTCCGGTACGTGGTCGACTCCGGCTGGTGCTGGGCATGGTCCGGGTCAATCGTCCGTGGCGACTGTTGCCGAGCCTGTCGAGCGCCATCGCGGCCGCGGTGGCTGCCGCCGCATTCGGCGTGTTCTACTCCAGCATCTGGAACATGGCCGATTCGATGAGTGGGACGCGATTGGCCATCATCAGCGTGGTGGCGATCATGTCCATGATGCTGTGGCTGATGCTCTACAACGGGCTGTGGGAGCGTCCCCGCGACCTCGATCAACGCAGCAACGCCGCGCTGTACAACACCGCCACGGTGCTGACGTTGGCAGCGGGGGTGACAAGCATGTACGTCCTGCTTTTCACGGTCGTGCTGCTGGGCTCGCTGATCATCGTTCCGCCGGACTACCTGGAGTCGGTCCTGGCTCACCCGGCGAGCTGGCGCGATTACACCGAACTCGCATTGTTGGCAAGCTCGTTGGGGACGTTCGCCGGGGCACTGGGATCCAGTTTCGAAAGCGACCGCGCCGTCCGCAGTGCCATGTACGGGAAACGGGAGCAGGAGCGGCACGCCAGGACGACGCGCTGAATTGGCGGCTTAGGTCGCGACGACTATGGGAATAGCTCCCTGCAGAAGCCACCGAGCCGGGAGGACTCATGACGATCTCGCCCACCGATGTGCGGCGGTTACTCGCTGCGCCGGACACCGACGCGCTGCTGGTCTTGATAGAGGGGCGCACCGAGGTCATCCCCGCCGCCGCGCTGGACTCCGACGAATTTCGGGGTGCCTTGACCGTGACGTCCCGGACGGAATTGATCGACCGCGTCGGCTCCGCCGACCCGACCGAACATGAGGTGAGCGAACAGGCGGCGAGCCTGGACGCCGAGATCGCGAACCTCGGCGCCTGATCACGCGTCAATTCGTCTCGCCGGTCTCCGCCGAGTCGTCGGCGCCTTCCGCTTGATCCGGTTGCGGTGCGGCCCGCTGCTGCAGCATTTCCGGATCCCCGTCCGGGTCGTCGTGCTCCTCACCGCGTCGGTGTTTGCCGGCCATGCCACCGCCACCTTTCGGGCTCGCGCGTCGGGTTGTCGCGTCCTCCGGGATTGCCCTCCGCGAAGACGCCTCAAACGCTGCAGGGCCGGCCGGCCGCGGGTAGCCCAGATGAGAACGCTCTCATCTGAGTCTCACCTGGGTTCCACGGCGCACCAGCACTGTGGGCATCATGCGCGTTCTACTGATGTGTCTGGTGGCGCTGGCCGTGGTGGCCGGCGCCGGTGTCGCGGTGGTCTCGTTGCAGCCGAGTGCCGCCGAAGAGCCGCTGCGGCCCATCCGGGTGCAAGCCCCGCACCAGCCGGACCCCTCGGGCGCCGACGCCCCGCCCACCGCGGCCACCCCGGTCCCCCGGCCGCGGCACGCCCATGCCGGTCCCCCGGATGTGCCGCCGCCCCCGCCGGCCATCCAGACGATCAACCCGCCCGCGCCGGCGACCGGCGGTCCGCCGCACCACGACTGGGCCGACGACGATGATGATGATTGGGACGACGACGATTGGGACGACGACGACTGAGACGACTGATCCGGTGGCCGCGGCACCCCGGGCGGGCAAGATGGCCACCATGAGCCAGGCCCCCAGCACATCGAGGTGGAGTCGGATCCTGCCGAGCGCAGCCCGGACCCGCATCATCGCCTGGGTCCTGCTGCTGGTGATGGCGGCGCTGGGCATCGTGACGCTGGCCACCTGGCTGCTGCTGAAATCGAGCATCAACGCGCGGATGGACGAGGCGCTGCGCGTCGAGGTCGAGGAGTTCGGCGAACTCAGCGCGCCGGGGGTCAACCCACGTACCGGCGAACCGTTCGCCAGCATCGACGAGGTGATCCACGAGGCCATCGCCTACAACATCGCGCGACCCAACGAGAAGTTCCTCGGCTACGTCGACGGCGTCTACCGCACCCAGAGCCGCCAGGAACCCGGCGCCACCGAAGTGCTCGCCCAGGACGAGGTGTTCGGCCGGCG from Mycolicibacterium sp. MU0053 includes:
- a CDS encoding putative quinol monooxygenase; this translates as MPVVVVATMTAKPESVDAVRTACTEAIAAVHDEPGCQLYALHETDRTFVFIEQWADAEALKTHSTAPAVAKMFGAIGEHLDGAPDIKMLTPVVAGDPAKGQLRA
- a CDS encoding mycofactocin-coupled SDR family oxidoreductase; the encoded protein is MGTSLSGKTAFITGAARGQGRAHAVKLASEGADIIAVDLCGQIESVPYPLATPDDLAATVKLVEETGARIVAVEADVRDRDALKAALRTGTAELGDRLDIVIANAGIAPMAAEGAWQDVIDVNLTGVYHTVDVVMKPMIKFGNGGSIVLTSSVAGLVGLGSPVAGSVGYAAAKHGIVGLMRVYANVLAPYRIRVNSVHPAGVDTPMIDNDFTRSWLSGLAQQSEGGPDMGNALPVQTLDVEDIANAAYYLVSDAGRYVTGVALPVDAGYVNKR
- a CDS encoding SAM-dependent methyltransferase yields the protein MPRNAPAQTAFGPMALAAVEHHEPVDRRLLDDDLAASFLPAHLRAIVAATRATPLRNALIRSSERKAPGMWASMMCRKRFIDDRLSDPLNEFDAAVILGAGLDTRAYRIARHSNLPVFEVDQQVNIDRKRVAVNRTLGAMPPSVRLVAADFEHDDVMGALSAHGYNAAQRTFFVCEGVTQYLHPHTVTALFEQLRAAATGSRLIFSYVRQDFIDGTNYYGAQALHKKFLGSQPLWHTGFKPELLHEYLGEHGWRLIEQAGPSYYRDIYIRPAGRDQVASTIEWTAHAELP